TATGagttatgtatattgatatatatcgAAACATTGGTTTGTTGAGATGAGAATGTCAAAAGCTTACCATTCAATGAAATCATtctaattattgttttttgaCAAAAATGAACTTACTACCCGTGTAGTAATGCATCTGATTAACTGTATCAAGGTTATTGTTCACGCTATATGCATAATTAATGCAGACTACAAAGTCAACTAGTCAGGAACGAATAATTGTATTTGCTTCATTTTTTCTCGTGCATAATGCATTTTTGAGACCCTGACTAAAGGGTAATAATAACGCTTAAAATGGAACCGGAATACGgaatttcaaaatgatatcaTCCCATATTTTGTTACGTTAAATGTTCTTAAGTTTTATTCATTGTTCTCATTTGTTTGcaacattaaatatttttacagCAGGAATTGTCaatctttgttgaaaaaaaaatggaaaggaTTTGTAGTTTTTAAAAATCCAGAGAGTGGTTATTTgatgtattatataaaacagtcgGCAAATGGCTGCTCTCGAATAGCGAGAACGGACATGAGTAGAAACAGAGATATCCTggaaaataatcattttatcatatacaaattttaCCACAGTTGTCTACCTTTGTATCGATACTCTGAAGTATGAATCGATATCGTATCAGAAGATGAGACTCGTCAATACATCGATATCATTTGTAACGATGACAGCTctaatatgtacaaatgtaaatgaTGAAATACCTTATTTTGCTAGTTACTTGGTATAAGTTTGTTTATTTAAGAGACAATGTCAAACAATCTGATTTTATTAGTGCAATTAGCTGCTTGCTATCACTGAGTTTAAAAAGAGTGTAATTGTTGCAACAAACGTTTATAAGGATATGTTGATTGAAGATTATTATATCAATTAGCCATGTCTGATAAAGATTTCATAGCAAAAAGAATAGCTGGTACTTAAAAGGTATCTTGTACACTCACAAAAACCTTACAATTTGTCTTGGTCTATCAGATGACACAGATTTGATCCACTTTTATCATCTGCATATCCTTTGTAGCATGAGTCACTAACTGAAATATAAACCGgacataatacattatatataattatctttttagTTTGAACCAAACTATAGATAATGCATGgaaagtattttattttcaaacaatgtCGATATATCATGAAATGCACTATTGCAAGAGTCAACAGATGAGCTAAATGTGgtgaaatttttaattttaaaattctcTTTGTCAGTGCATAGTATAAATCTTCATATGAATTAATTCTGCTACTTCTTTAGACCGACATGGTTGCATACAAGATAACACATTTTGATCTTGTGTTTGgcaaaatgtatattataatggtcTAGTTAATCAGGACGTTATATGTCCCTAAATTAATCTCTGTCATTTTATCAACTGTTTGGTCAGTTATAAtttgagttgtctccctttaattaTCCATATCAAGTTCTAATATAAGTAGAAACATTCAAATAGAAATCTGCGACGCTCATGGCATGCAAGAAAATAAAGTGACATTGTATCAACTATATAAGTGTCACACAATAAATGTGTGTATTTAAGAAGTAAACACCTGTGAGAACTCCAACTTTGATTCGTCTGTCTAACTTATCCGCCATCTTGGAGACCTTCAATCCCCGGGTGCGTTCGAAGGTGCCACGCGCACGTTCACAGATTATTAATCTGaagatttattattattgatagCAGAATATATAAATGACTAggctatatataaaaaataccaaactTACAATTATTGCAAACATGCAATATGAACAAAACCACACATCAAATTGGAAAGATGTACAACATTAccataaaaaataaactaaaagATGTGACACAAGTTCTAACAACTGAAATGAAACAAACAGATGAAGCAATTTTaactacttttttttaatatatattgcGACCCATTAGTATTGTAGAAGTTTGCAAATTTACGAAAGTCATGTTGCTTTCTCGGAAGGGTGATAGCTGCAGTCtcctttttataatttttttcactCTCCTTTTTTACGACTGGTCATGCAGGGACGTACAAAAAATGTACAGAAGTGAGCgttagatatgtatatattatatctttaACCATGTGTCTGCTTTAAGCAATACCAAACGGATTTACCATTAAATTTGTCCTGATCTAGAAGAAGCATATCCTTGTTTGGTTTTTGATCTCAAACTAGGCTATAGCTGCTTTTTTAATTATAGAATAGTATAGCTGGCGTAAACGTTTATTAGTCAAGTCAAAAGCATATGGTATCTCGGGAATTTCGTTTCTTGGATCAGAAAGTGTGTTTAACAGTTATCAATGCGACATAACGCACGACAGATATTGCGACAGTATGAGAAAACGGGCGACAATGCGAAAGAAATTTATTGTTGCTATCTCGCCCGTTTTGTCGCACTGTCGCTCTCACTCTCAGTCTGTCATGCGTTTTGTCGCACTATATATCGTGCATTTTGTCGCCGGTTTTGTCGTTATCTCGCCCATGAAAGTGCGCCAAAACCGGCGAGATAGCGACAGTGACACTCTCGCCCGTTTTGTCGTACTGTCTGACGTGCGTAGGCCTATAATGTCGCACTGTGACGTGTCGCTCTGTCGTGCGTTTGTTTTAGCAATGTCTTGGACGAGATAGCGACCGTTCAAACTGTCCGATATCAGCCATGcaacatatcaaataaacaaacaattctgCCATATACCTCACAACGGCATTTTCCGTCCAGAATGCCCCGATAAAAATAATTGCAGCTAATTATTGTTCGTTGTCCGCAAGTTACAGCTGTGTGGGGCACGTTCGGCCTTGTATGGAGCAAGTTCGGCCCAGGCCGAACGTGCCCCTACTCTCAGGGCCGGACATGCCCCCAGCAGTTTTTCCGAACACTTCGCTTTGCACCTTATTTAATGGTACATGGGATGAAGTAAACATAGTGTACTAGCAAAGCCCAGTATCTTACCTTCATGTTTCATATTTAAGTTCGTCCGAATTTCTTACGGTTCTCggtgaaaataaaaactgaaaagaatgttgaaaatttactcaccaggcttaaaaataaacattcgCCACCAAAACGCCCAAAAACTTCACACTGCGGCCATCGTTGTACTGACGTAAACAGCGTCGTCATAAGTGACGTCATAGTATAAATGACGTCTCTTTATTCTTAATTACGCGCGAGATATAGCAATTAGCCGAACATGCCCCGAGGCCGGACTAGCCCCGGTCTCCCCTACGTCTTTActtaaataaaaactatttcaGCAACAGACAACAGAAAATGCTTATAGTTCTATTCCTATGTTGATTTGATGCTAGATCGAGTTCATAACGGGCCGTGCTAGAATCTTCATTAACATGTCTCTTTGTTAATGATATATCGATGAAAACTTCACCTTCTTGGTctttatattacatatgtatataatacgAACAGTTCTGAatgaaaagaataaaaaaaaaagaaaccatatttgtatacaatatacaagaaGATTTATTTAAAGTCGAatatgttaaacaaaaaacattagCTCTGTAGAGCTATTTCTACGActaaacatacatttgtaagtaaaatacagagatatattttttaaaatcttataaaCTTCTTTAGCCACAGCCTTTAGCTTACCAATGtgtaaaaaatcaatttaaagccacgtgctcccgaacaacctaaaattctagttgcataCGTGTAtaaatggcaatccaagatacTCAAGATCTCGGAACGTGGTTTGATAGTCATTCTCCATAAAACATATGGCTCTGATCTTTCCTGAATTCTCTCCATCTTTCTGGTCTTGGTAGGATTGCAAAGTGGTAAGCCAGAGGACTGTAATTAAAATAAGacaagataaaatatttacaaatagtGATTTTGCCCTTTTTTTGTTGGATTAGACCCAATTCTTTTTAACACACATAGTTGTTTGGAGGCTGAGTTTTCACACTTAATTTCTTGATTGCTGATGTTAAAAGAAGTAATAAGTTCACTTGTTTTTCCCCTTTACATATTGCCTGAAACTTATCAGGATTAGCCTTCCTGCCATCGTCAGTGAAACAGTTGACTAATATCTGGCTTTCTCTTTCTAAAAAAGACTACAATATTACTTACAATAGTATATGGGACAGGGTATTATCATCGGCATGATTGTAAAGGTTACTAGATTTGACAAAttgaaaaatgtcatttaaaaacacattaaaaatcAGAGGTCCAACAATAGACCTCTGAGGGACACCCTTCCTGAGCATCTCCCAGCCGCTGACACTATAGGGCCAAGTCTGATCCGCTGGTGTCTGTTGCTGAGGTAGCTGCTGCATGGTTAGTATTATGTCTTAATAGTATAGATATCTAAAACAAATAACACTGTGTTTACAAAATTTAGCAGTTATTCTTAAAAGCTATTAAAGAAAATATCCAGGGCATATAGCTAAAATTTTGTATGCGTTTCGCCTCCGCCAGGGATCGAACCCTCAGCCTTCCTAGGGTTAGGCTCTAGCAGAGTGGTGCATATTGTGGCTAATTAGAATTCAATAGGGTTACAGTTttttacaacaacaacaacaaatatatatttgccAGAAACTTTAGTCAATATCCCGAATTTgatgaaacatttgaaatagCTTTTTGACGctgttttattttgaatgatATAAGGGCACGTATATTTTTGTTGATCTAAGCGATATCATTTATGAACTTCCGGTGCAGAATGAAGACTGTGATTTCTCTCTGACAATTTCATTCAAACATTGTATCTTGTTATATATCGATATGTACTACAACTATGTCCCAAATCGATAGTTTATGTGGTATTTCAGGCTATACTGCACGCAAACATTCAACTACACATGTAATTATTATAAGGAAAATGGATGCAACACAATCCGTCTTGATCAGTTGAAAATCGGTGTTGATTTCAATTCCGATTAAAAAACAATCAATATGGAGAGCAACATGTACCAGTCATATGGCACAGGACTGACGCCACAACACCAGCAGGTGggtattttttgttgtgttttctAATGGCTTacttttacttattttttttaatacaattgcAAGGATGCAATGTCAGCAAATTGTCCGAAATATATAAGTGCATATGATACAGTATTGAGTATAGAAACAAAGCTTTGtaaattgttattttgaatTGTAGGGTTTTATGTCAGTGTAACTTTATACACTATTTATCAATTAGTATGATATTGTAGATGTAGAATAACAACGAAGAAAACATTCTGATAACACCAGCTAACATGAGACAAAAAGTCACACCAACCTGCTCCTAAATTAGATTTAGATATTACCTTGGTGCATAGTCATGATCAGGATTAGTTCGTTTTTTTATAAAGAGGGGATGGGATTATATTGTTTCAATTACATTTTGTCTCTTTTTTTTCCAACTTAGAGTCCAATGATGTCACCAGCTCTAGCAGGATTTGGCCATGGACTTACCCCAAATCCAGTTATGCCTCCATCCAATACTCCAAGTCTGTATCCACCGACCCCTACACCTGGTGGACCAATGACAGCCCCTATGACCCCAATATCGCCTGCTACACCCGCATCAGAAATTTCTAGCCTCATGCCGCTCAGACCACAATTACagtatgttgatatttttttctttgtacatTGACATTTATTGCTTTTATGCACTcgttagctcaccggttacgagtaaccatgagctaatgctgtaccccaCGGCGTCTgtgtcggcgtcccaccccactttaaattttttgggatcagtttttggaaagcttctaagtccaaaagtatgcACCTAACAcacttctaatttggtttatacatttattcacaggtgcctgactcgttttataaaataataaacatatagagtacatataaatgagaaaggttctgaactcccccaggcttgaaatctgatgtatttatttctaagtaccgtagcttcggttgtattgggtggaatttttcgaagtaggacttaaattgaagagaaatggtcaatctttaaaataagccataacatgttgtcgatttctcaatattagtttacgaaatcgggcatggaacttcaaaatcccctcgattttgtttagtcggacaagttgacgtatcggggtcaccacactttgactctattggacatagctttaaatacgaagtccacgggttaatcaagaggtacgcttcatcagatcaccgaatataactattatatacacttactttatgtatacgagcaccctatcgacggccccgggactttttatgcatactgatagcagattttccccttgagtagccatgttgtgtcagccgcggtaaattcgaacaagcattctgattggttatagaaatttgtttaaccaatcagaatgcgtgttcaaatttaccgcggctgacacaacatggctactcaaggggaaaatctgctatcagtatgcataaaaagtgccgggccgtcgatagggtgctcgtatacataaagtaagtgtatgtaatagttgtattcggtgatctgatgaagcatacctcttgattaacccgtggactttgtatttaaagctatgtccaatagagtcaaagtgtggtgaccccgatacgtcaacttgtccgactaaacaaaatcgaggggattttgaagttccatgcccgatttcgtaaactaatattgagaaatcgacaacatgttatggcttattttaaagattgaccatttctcttcaatttaagtcctacttcgaaaaattccacccaatacaaccgaagctacggtacttagaaataaatacatcagatttcaagcctgggggagttcagaacctttctcatttatatgtactctatatgttattatttttagaaacgagtcaggcacctgtgatttATTAGAAGTCTAGAAGTGATGTTAaagcaaaatcatgcagaaaaaatttgtgattttttcgcattctACCATTTTGAGGACagaacttttttggcaccaaaactcactttaaagttttcgGGGTTTAAGTCCACTGGTACCAAAACTCACTTTTAAAGTTTTAAGGGTATGTCCAAAAGTATGctctcacacccttctaatttggtttatgcattcattaaAGGTCCAGAAGTGATcatgatgttatggcaaaatcatgcagatttttttttttttttttggcattttaccatttagtggacttaatATTTAAGGCACTAAAACCCTCTTTAGAGATTTTTtgggtaagttttggaaagcttgtaagtccacacccttcttatttggtttatacatccataaGAGGTCTAgaagcgatattatgtgacatacaatttcaaaatgacatgtttatacatacataaaaaatgaatgcatagtgtgatttCATTCCGGTAACAACTCGGATTGAAAATAGCTGCatggtaaaaacaaaaatggaatataaggcaaaaacaaatgaaaagcTATTTGCTTTGCACTTCATTTTTGTTCCGCTTGGTACACACATTCCGCATTTTTCACAACCAATGCCGCCATGTTCGAAATAGGTTACGTGAAATGGTGGAATGGTGTAGCAAAATGTTTTGTGTCCAAGTATTATTGATTTAGTGAGAATTAGTGATTGAActgtttaaatgatatatataagtacacaCCATTGTCACCAAGTTTAGACTTATGAATAACAATATGAATGTTTCTTTCTGTCCTAAAATCTATTTTAGGGCGGAACTTAGCTTGCCCAGTGTCAAATAAGGTTCGGATGCTAAAGGTCGGTTGGCGTCAGAACCAAAAAATAGACCTTTAGCTAGCTGTAGAGGTTGAACAAGTTAATGTTCCTTTCTCCTAATAGCATTTGTGACTTATTCTCTTTTCAGAaatattgtgtgtactgtaaaCTTGGGATGCAAGCTTGATCTGAAAAAAATTGCACTCCATGCAAGAAATGCAGAGTACAATCCAAAACGTTTTGCTGCAGTTATCATGAGAATTCGAGATCCTCGGACCACAGCTCTGATCTTCAGTTCTGGAAAAATGGTGTGTACTGGGGCCAAAAggtaaaatgttatttgttgaccctgtctataaagacttCTCAAGGTCCTGTAGCAGAAACAATTGGCCTATAAATGGCCTATAAAGGAAGATGGccattattatatagatattctgTAGAATCCTACATATTTGAATATCacaattaaatttatttaagttaatttggtaagtggaatttattaaacaataaactGTGTAAGATTGAATTGGCTACTGAAACCTTTATccacatttttagcccaccatgcatcatcatcagatggtgggctattcaaatcgccttgcgtccgtggtccgtccgtccgtaaacaattcttgttatcgctatttctgagaaaatactgaaggaatctttctcaaatttcatatacaggtttcccttggtcagtagttatgcatattgcattttgggactgatcggaaaacaacatggccaacaggcagccatttttttatattgacagttgaagtttgttatcactatttcttagaaagtgctggagggatgtttctcaaatttcatatgcaggttcccttTGGTCTGTAGTtttgcataatgcattttgggaccaatctgtaaacaacatggctgacaggcagccatcttgtattttgacaattgaagtttgttattgctatttctcaaaaagttctaaagggatctttctgaaatttcatatgtaggttgcccttggtccctagttatgcatatttcattttgggaccaatcggaaaacaacatggccgacagggagccatcttggattttgacaattgaaatttgttatcgctatttctcagaaagtttctcaaatttcatatgtaggctaCCCCTtagtctgtagttatgcatattgcattttgggactgattggaaaacaaaatggccaacagggagccatcttggattttgacagttgaagtttgttatcgctatttctcagaaagtactgatgggatctttctcaaatttcatatgtaggttgcccttggtctgtagttatgcatattgcattttgggaccaatcagaacaacatggctgacagggagccatcttggattttgacaattgaagtttgttatcgctatttctcagaaagtttctcaaatttcatatgtaggctaCCCCTtagtctgtagttatgcatattgcattttgggactgattggaaaacaaaatggccgacagggagccatcttggattttgacagttgaagtttgttatcgctatttctcagaaagtactgatgggatctttctcaaatttcatatgtaggttgcccttggtctgtagttatgcatattgcatttttggaccaatcggaaagcaacatggccgagagggaaccatcttggaatttgacaatcaaagtttgttatcgctatttctcagaaagtactaaagagatctttctcaaatttcatatgtaggtaccCCTTGGTCCTCAGTTATGCGTATTTTATTTTGGAGCCATTCTGAACAACAtagctgacaggcagccatcttggattttgacaattgaagtttgttaacgctattttacctattttacagaaagtactgaagggatctttctcaaatttcatatataagttccccttgtttgaaaagtactggagggatgtttctcaatttactcAGATttgtaagaggaagggaaaaatagagaggagatcaatctgacattgaacctatcaagatcattcaatgatggatgccaagatccctctgggatctcttgtttagtATTTCAAGCTATTTTTATTGACTTTCATGGCAGAAAAATGTTTGCCAAGTGTCATTCACTTAAAGTGTATCCGGAAagaaaaacgatattcaaatatgAATTAAAGTGGGGAAATCCTCAAAGAACCAATGTCCATTCAGTTTAGGGAAAAGTTCGTCTTCTAGGTCTCGGGAGGATACCACATGGTATGCAGGGCGCtcttaaaaagtaaaaaatcaAGGTATGAAAGAAGAGCAGCAACTCAAGAGTCCAGGTTTGAAAATGATCCTGCCTACATGTTTCGGCCTGCTGGCAGGCCATCATCAGGGCACAATTTATTAGTGTGACTAACATTTTGAAGCTGAATAACAATAGAGGTCATGTGACTAACAATGGACaacatgatgacgtcataacatTACAAAGTAAGGGAGCAACAAGGCATCAACATGATGATTGGTCTAAAT
This DNA window, taken from Pecten maximus chromosome 3, xPecMax1.1, whole genome shotgun sequence, encodes the following:
- the LOC117324482 gene encoding TATA-box-binding protein 2-like translates to MESNMYQSYGTGLTPQHQQSPMMSPALAGFGHGLTPNPVMPPSNTPSLYPPTPTPGGPMTAPMTPISPATPASEISSLMPLRPQLQNIVCTVNLGCKLDLKKIALHARNAEYNPKRFAAVIMRIRDPRTTALIFSSGKMVCTGAKSEEQAKLAARKYARIVQKLGFSAKFLDFKVQNIVGSCDVKFPIRLEGLVLSHGQFCTYEPELFPGLIYRMMKPKIVLLIFVSGKVVLTGAKVREEIYEAFDNIYPILKGFKKQ